A DNA window from Gillisia sp. Hel1_33_143 contains the following coding sequences:
- the rpoB gene encoding DNA-directed RNA polymerase subunit beta produces MLATQTERLNFSSVKNKPDYPDFLDVQIKSFQDFFQLETKSEERGDEGLYNTFMENFPITDTRNQFVLEFLDYFVDPPRYSIQECIERGLTYSVPLKARLKLYCTDPEHEDFETIVQDVYLGTIPYMTPSGTFCINGAERVVVSQLHRSPGVFFGQSFHANGTKLYSARIIPFKGSWIEFATDINNVMYAYIDRKKKLPVTTLFRAIGFERDKDILEIFDLAEEVKVSKTGLKKVLGRRLAARVLNTWYEDFVDEDTGEVVSIERNEIVLDRDTELDKDHIEEILETGSKTILLHKEDNSTGDYAIIHNTLQKDPTNSEKEAVEHIYRQLRNAEPPDEETARGIIDKLFFSDQRYSLGEVGRYRMNKKLGLDVAMDKQVLTKEDIITIVKYLIELINSKAEIDDIDHLSNRRVRTVGEQLSQQFGVGLARMARTIRERMNVRDNEVFTPIDLINAKTLSSVINSFFGTNQLSQFMDQTNPLAEITHKRRLSALGPGGLSRERAGFEVRDVHYTHYGRLCPIETPEGPNIGLISSLSVFAKVNGMGFIETPYRKVNNAKIDFSEQPIYLSAEEEEDKMIAQANIPLKDDGTIDTDKVIARMEGDFPVVDPQEIHYIDVAPNQISSISASLIPFLEHDDANRALMGSNMMRQAVPLLRAESPIVGTGLERQVATDSRVLINAEGDGEVEYVDAQKITIKYDRTEDERMVSFESDSKTYNLIKFRKTNQGTSINLRPIVSVGDRVAKGQVLCQGYATEAGELALGRNMKVAFMPWKGYNFEDAIVISERVVREDVFTSIHIDEYSLEVRDTKLGNEELTNDIPNVSEEATKDLDENGMIRIGAEVKPGDILIGKITPKGESDPTPEEKLLRAIFGDKAGDVKDASLKAHPSLRGVVINKKLFARAVKDKRKRVQDKEDVSALEKKYDAKFSLLKSNLVDKLFAIVGGKTAQGVMNDLGEEVLPKGKKYTLKMLNSVDDYTHLTQGTWTTDDNLNKLVADLIHNYKIKENDLQGNLRREKFTISVGDELPAGIIKLAKIYVAKKRKLKVGDKMAGRHGNKGIVARIVRQEDMPFLEDGTPVDIVLNPLGVPSRMNIGQIYETVLGWAGQKLGRKYATPIFDGATLDQINELTDEAGVPRFGHTYLYDGGTGDRFDQPATVGIIYMLKLGHMIDDKMHARSIGPYSLITQQPLGGKAQFGGQRFGEMEVWALEAYGASATLREILTVKSDDVIGRAKTYEAIVKGEPMPEPGLPESFNVLMHELKGLGLDIRLEE; encoded by the coding sequence TTTAGATTACTTCGTGGACCCACCAAGATATTCTATTCAAGAATGTATTGAGAGGGGTTTAACTTATAGCGTACCGCTTAAAGCCCGCTTAAAACTTTATTGTACCGATCCTGAGCATGAAGATTTTGAAACTATCGTACAGGACGTATATTTAGGGACTATTCCTTATATGACACCAAGTGGGACTTTTTGTATCAATGGTGCCGAGAGAGTAGTGGTTTCTCAGTTACACCGTTCACCTGGTGTTTTCTTTGGACAATCTTTCCATGCCAATGGAACAAAATTATATTCTGCCAGAATTATACCTTTCAAAGGTTCTTGGATAGAATTCGCTACCGATATCAATAACGTGATGTACGCGTATATCGATAGAAAGAAAAAATTACCTGTTACTACACTTTTCCGTGCTATCGGTTTTGAAAGAGATAAGGATATCCTTGAGATCTTTGACCTGGCAGAAGAAGTAAAAGTTTCTAAAACAGGACTTAAAAAAGTATTAGGAAGAAGACTTGCCGCAAGAGTATTAAATACTTGGTATGAAGATTTCGTAGATGAAGATACCGGTGAGGTAGTTTCAATAGAACGTAACGAAATTGTTCTTGATCGTGATACAGAATTGGATAAGGATCACATAGAAGAAATTCTAGAAACCGGTTCTAAAACAATTCTTTTACATAAAGAAGATAATTCTACTGGAGATTATGCAATTATTCACAATACATTGCAAAAAGATCCAACTAACTCTGAGAAAGAGGCTGTAGAACACATCTATCGTCAGCTGCGTAATGCAGAACCGCCAGATGAAGAAACTGCACGTGGAATTATAGATAAATTGTTCTTTTCTGATCAACGTTACAGCCTTGGGGAAGTAGGTCGTTACAGAATGAACAAAAAACTTGGTCTTGATGTAGCTATGGATAAGCAAGTGCTTACCAAAGAAGATATCATTACCATTGTTAAATACTTAATAGAGTTAATTAACTCAAAGGCAGAGATTGATGATATCGATCACTTATCTAACCGTCGTGTTAGAACAGTAGGAGAACAATTATCTCAGCAGTTTGGTGTTGGTTTAGCTCGTATGGCTCGTACCATTCGTGAAAGAATGAATGTGCGTGACAACGAGGTATTTACCCCGATAGATTTGATTAATGCGAAGACCTTGTCTTCTGTTATCAACTCTTTCTTTGGTACCAACCAGTTATCTCAGTTCATGGATCAAACAAATCCACTTGCAGAGATAACCCACAAACGTAGATTATCTGCATTAGGGCCAGGTGGACTTTCAAGAGAAAGAGCAGGGTTTGAAGTACGTGATGTTCACTATACGCACTACGGAAGACTTTGTCCTATTGAAACTCCGGAAGGACCGAACATTGGGCTTATTTCTTCACTTTCAGTATTTGCTAAGGTGAACGGAATGGGATTCATTGAAACTCCTTACCGTAAGGTAAATAATGCAAAAATAGATTTTTCAGAACAACCAATATATTTAAGTGCTGAAGAGGAAGAGGATAAAATGATAGCGCAAGCTAACATTCCTTTAAAAGATGATGGTACTATAGATACAGATAAGGTAATTGCACGTATGGAAGGTGACTTCCCGGTAGTAGATCCACAAGAGATTCACTATATAGATGTTGCACCAAACCAAATCTCTTCTATCTCTGCATCTTTAATTCCTTTCTTGGAGCATGATGATGCCAACCGTGCATTGATGGGATCTAACATGATGCGTCAGGCTGTACCTTTATTAAGAGCAGAATCTCCAATTGTTGGAACTGGTCTTGAAAGACAGGTAGCAACGGATTCTCGTGTATTAATAAATGCTGAAGGAGATGGTGAAGTTGAGTACGTAGATGCTCAAAAGATCACCATTAAGTACGATCGTACTGAAGATGAGAGAATGGTAAGTTTTGAAAGCGATTCTAAGACTTACAATCTTATCAAATTTAGAAAAACTAACCAAGGAACCTCTATTAACTTAAGACCAATCGTAAGTGTTGGCGATAGAGTTGCAAAAGGTCAGGTACTTTGTCAGGGTTACGCAACAGAAGCAGGAGAACTTGCTCTAGGACGTAACATGAAAGTTGCCTTCATGCCTTGGAAAGGATATAACTTTGAGGATGCAATCGTAATTTCTGAAAGAGTTGTAAGAGAAGATGTATTTACATCTATACATATAGATGAATATTCATTAGAAGTTAGAGATACCAAGTTAGGTAACGAAGAATTAACTAATGATATTCCAAACGTTTCTGAAGAGGCTACAAAAGATCTTGATGAAAACGGTATGATTAGAATTGGTGCTGAAGTGAAGCCTGGTGATATTCTTATTGGTAAGATCACTCCAAAAGGAGAAAGCGATCCTACTCCAGAAGAAAAATTACTTAGAGCGATCTTTGGAGATAAAGCTGGTGATGTAAAAGATGCTTCATTAAAAGCACACCCATCTTTAAGAGGTGTTGTTATTAATAAGAAACTTTTTGCTCGTGCGGTTAAAGATAAGCGTAAACGTGTTCAGGATAAAGAAGATGTTTCTGCTCTTGAGAAGAAGTATGATGCTAAATTCTCATTGCTTAAATCTAACTTAGTAGATAAATTATTTGCTATTGTTGGAGGAAAAACTGCTCAAGGAGTAATGAACGATCTTGGAGAAGAAGTTTTACCAAAAGGTAAAAAATACACTCTTAAGATGTTAAATTCTGTAGATGATTATACGCACCTTACACAAGGTACATGGACTACAGATGATAATTTAAATAAGTTGGTTGCAGATCTTATCCATAATTACAAGATTAAGGAAAACGATCTTCAAGGTAACTTGAGAAGGGAAAAATTCACTATCTCTGTTGGAGATGAGTTACCTGCAGGTATTATCAAATTAGCGAAAATATATGTAGCTAAGAAGAGAAAACTAAAAGTAGGTGATAAAATGGCGGGTCGTCACGGTAACAAAGGTATTGTTGCTCGTATCGTTCGTCAGGAAGATATGCCTTTCTTAGAAGATGGAACTCCGGTAGATATCGTATTAAACCCACTTGGTGTACCTTCTCGTATGAACATTGGTCAGATTTATGAGACTGTGTTAGGATGGGCAGGACAAAAATTAGGTAGAAAATATGCTACTCCAATTTTTGATGGAGCTACATTAGATCAGATCAACGAACTAACAGATGAAGCTGGTGTACCAAGATTTGGTCATACCTACTTATATGATGGTGGAACAGGAGATAGATTTGATCAACCTGCAACCGTAGGAATCATTTATATGTTGAAATTAGGACATATGATTGATGATAAAATGCACGCACGTTCTATAGGACCATACTCATTAATTACGCAACAACCATTAGGTGGTAAAGCGCAATTTGGTGGACAAAGATTTGGTGAGATGGAAGTTTGGGCATTAGAAGCGTATGGAGCTTCTGCAACACTACGTGAAATATTGACCGTGAAATCTGATGACGTTATAGGAAGAGCTAAAACTTACGAGGCAATCGTAAAAGGGGAGCCTATGCCAGAACCCGGATTACCAGAATCTTTTAACGTGTTAATGCACGAACTAAAAGGTTTAGGATTGGATATTAGATTAGAAGAATAA
- the rpoC gene encoding DNA-directed RNA polymerase subunit beta' — translation MARNNEKNTEQRFNKISIGLASPESILAESRGEVLKPETINYRTHKPERDGLFCERIFGPVKDYECACGKYKRIRYKGIVCDRCGVEVTEKKVRRDRVGHINLVVPVAHIWYFRSLPNKIGYLLGLPSKKLDMIIYYERYVVIQAGIAKNAEGEQLKKMDFLTEEEYLDILDTLPQENLYLEDNDPNKFIAKMGAECLIELLRRIDLNQLSYDLRHKANNETSKQRKTEALKRLQVVEAFRDANNNRENLPEWMIMKVIPIIPPELRPLVPLDGGRFATSDLNDLYRRVIIRNNRLKRLMEIKAPEVILRNEKRMLQEAVDSLFDNTRKSSAVKTDSNRPLKSLSDSLKGKQGRFRQNLLGKRVDYSARSVIVVGPELKMFECGLPKDMAAELYKPFVIRKLIERGIVKTVKSAKKIIDKKEPVVWDILENVLKGHPVLLNRAPTLHRLGIQAFQPKLIEGKAIQLHPLATTAFNADFDGDQMAVHLPLGPEAILEAQLLMLGSHNILNPANGSPITVPSQDMVLGLYYMTKPRVSTPEVKIKGEGLTFYSSEEVVIAYNEKQVDLNAVIKIRTRDFNEEGELVKQIIETTVGRVLFNQSVPEKAGYINQVLTKKSLRDIIGQVLKVTSVAETAAFLDEIKSLGYKFAYTGGLSFSLGDIIIPAEKQSMIDEANEQVDGIIGNYNMGLITNNERYNQVIDIWTSTNAGLTELAMKRIREDNQGFNSVFMMLDSGARGSKEQIRQLTGMRGLMAKPKKSNSGGGEIIENPILSNFKEGLSILEYFISTHGARKGLADTALKTADAGYLTRRLVDVSQDVIVNDEDCGTLRGVEVTPLKKNDEIVESLGERIVGRIALNDIINPLTQELLVKSGDEILEAAVTKIENAPIESVEVRSALTCEAKKGICVKCYGRNLATDKLVQRGEAVGVVAAQSIGEPGTQLTLRTFHVGGIAGNISEENKLTAKFGGVADIEDLKVVKGEAPDGTTSDIVISRTSELKIKDKKTGVVLSTNNIPYGSQIFINDGDTVKADDIICQWDPYNGVIISEFAGKIKYENIDQGVTYQVEIDEQTGFQEKVISESKNKKLIPTLLILGKKDEVIRSYNLPVGAHLMVDKDEKIKVGKILVKIPRKSSKAGDITGGLPRVTELFEARNPSNPAVVSAIDGVISFGKIKRGNREIIVESKLGEVKKYLVKLSNQILVQENDYVRAGMPLSDGSITPEDILSIKGPNAVQQYLVNEVQEVYRLQGVKINDKHFEVVVRQMMRKVRIVDPGDTIFLENQLIHKSDFIEENDNIFGMKVIESAGDSTNLKPGQIVTIRELRDENSSLRREDKELATAREAISATATPVLQGITRASLQTKSFISAASFQETTKVLNEAAVSGKIDALEGLKENVIVGHKIPAGTGMRKYDNIIVGSKEEFDEMMEKKQEVNYN, via the coding sequence ATGGCTAGAAATAATGAAAAGAATACAGAACAGAGATTTAATAAAATCTCTATAGGTTTAGCCTCTCCAGAATCCATTCTTGCGGAATCTCGTGGTGAAGTTTTAAAGCCTGAAACTATTAATTACCGTACGCACAAACCAGAGCGTGACGGTTTGTTCTGTGAGCGTATTTTTGGTCCTGTTAAGGATTACGAATGTGCCTGTGGAAAATATAAAAGAATTCGCTACAAAGGGATTGTTTGTGACCGTTGTGGTGTAGAAGTTACAGAGAAAAAAGTACGTAGAGATCGTGTAGGGCACATCAATTTGGTGGTTCCTGTTGCGCATATCTGGTACTTCCGTTCTTTACCAAACAAAATAGGATATTTATTAGGTCTTCCATCCAAGAAATTGGATATGATCATCTATTATGAAAGATATGTTGTAATTCAAGCTGGTATCGCTAAGAATGCGGAAGGAGAACAACTTAAGAAAATGGATTTCTTAACAGAAGAAGAGTATTTAGATATTCTAGATACACTTCCTCAAGAAAACTTATATCTTGAAGATAACGATCCGAATAAATTCATCGCTAAGATGGGTGCTGAATGTCTTATTGAATTATTAAGAAGAATTGATCTTAATCAACTTTCTTATGATCTTAGACACAAAGCAAATAATGAAACTTCAAAACAACGTAAAACTGAAGCTCTTAAGAGACTTCAGGTTGTAGAAGCTTTCCGTGATGCTAATAACAATCGCGAAAACCTTCCGGAGTGGATGATCATGAAGGTAATTCCAATCATTCCGCCAGAATTACGTCCTTTAGTGCCGTTGGATGGTGGTAGATTTGCTACTTCAGATTTAAATGATTTATATAGAAGAGTAATTATCAGAAACAATCGTTTAAAGCGATTGATGGAAATTAAAGCTCCAGAAGTAATTTTACGTAACGAAAAACGTATGCTTCAGGAAGCGGTGGATTCCTTGTTTGATAACACAAGAAAATCTTCAGCAGTAAAAACTGACTCTAACAGACCGTTGAAATCTCTTTCTGATTCCTTAAAAGGAAAACAAGGACGTTTCCGTCAAAACTTGTTAGGTAAGCGTGTGGATTATTCTGCTCGTTCGGTAATTGTTGTTGGACCAGAATTGAAAATGTTTGAATGTGGTCTTCCAAAAGATATGGCTGCAGAGCTTTACAAACCTTTCGTGATCAGAAAACTGATTGAAAGAGGAATTGTAAAAACTGTGAAGTCTGCTAAGAAGATCATAGATAAGAAAGAACCAGTAGTTTGGGATATCTTAGAAAACGTATTGAAAGGTCACCCCGTATTATTGAACAGGGCTCCTACACTTCACCGTTTAGGTATTCAAGCGTTCCAACCAAAGTTAATTGAAGGTAAAGCAATCCAATTGCACCCACTAGCAACTACGGCATTCAACGCCGATTTTGATGGTGACCAGATGGCGGTACACTTGCCACTTGGGCCTGAAGCTATTTTGGAAGCGCAATTATTAATGCTAGGTTCTCACAATATCTTAAATCCTGCAAATGGTTCACCAATTACGGTACCATCTCAGGATATGGTTTTGGGTCTGTACTATATGACCAAACCAAGAGTTTCCACTCCAGAAGTGAAAATTAAAGGGGAAGGCCTTACTTTTTACTCTTCGGAAGAAGTTGTGATTGCATACAATGAGAAACAAGTTGACCTTAACGCCGTAATTAAAATCAGAACAAGAGATTTTAATGAAGAAGGAGAATTGGTAAAGCAAATTATCGAAACTACTGTAGGTAGAGTATTGTTCAACCAGTCTGTTCCTGAAAAAGCAGGATATATCAACCAAGTATTAACTAAAAAATCTCTTAGAGATATAATTGGGCAAGTACTTAAGGTTACAAGTGTAGCAGAAACTGCTGCCTTCTTAGATGAAATTAAGAGTTTAGGTTACAAATTTGCATACACTGGTGGATTGTCATTCAGTTTAGGAGATATTATTATCCCTGCTGAAAAACAATCTATGATTGATGAAGCTAATGAGCAAGTTGATGGAATTATAGGAAACTATAACATGGGTCTTATTACCAACAACGAGCGTTACAACCAAGTTATTGATATCTGGACTTCTACCAATGCTGGTCTTACAGAATTGGCTATGAAACGTATTAGAGAAGATAATCAAGGTTTCAACTCTGTGTTTATGATGCTTGATTCTGGTGCTCGTGGATCTAAAGAACAGATCCGTCAGTTAACCGGTATGCGTGGGTTGATGGCTAAGCCTAAAAAATCTAACTCTGGTGGAGGAGAAATTATTGAAAACCCTATTCTTTCTAACTTTAAGGAAGGTCTTTCAATTCTTGAATACTTTATCTCAACTCACGGTGCACGTAAAGGTCTTGCCGATACCGCACTTAAAACTGCCGATGCTGGTTACTTAACTCGTAGATTGGTAGATGTTTCACAAGACGTTATTGTAAATGATGAAGATTGTGGAACTCTTAGAGGTGTTGAAGTAACTCCGCTTAAGAAAAATGATGAAATAGTTGAATCTCTAGGAGAACGTATTGTAGGACGTATTGCTTTAAATGATATCATCAACCCACTAACTCAAGAGTTATTGGTAAAATCTGGAGATGAGATCTTAGAAGCTGCAGTTACTAAAATAGAGAATGCTCCTATAGAAAGTGTAGAAGTTCGCTCTGCTCTTACTTGTGAAGCTAAAAAGGGTATTTGTGTAAAGTGTTATGGTCGTAACCTTGCTACAGATAAACTTGTTCAAAGAGGTGAAGCTGTTGGTGTAGTTGCTGCTCAATCTATTGGGGAGCCAGGTACACAACTTACACTACGTACTTTCCACGTTGGAGGTATTGCAGGTAACATTTCAGAAGAAAATAAATTAACCGCTAAATTTGGTGGTGTTGCAGATATCGAAGATTTGAAAGTGGTAAAAGGAGAAGCTCCAGATGGAACAACTTCAGATATCGTAATTTCAAGAACTTCAGAATTAAAGATTAAAGATAAGAAGACCGGAGTGGTACTTAGTACAAATAACATTCCTTATGGTTCTCAGATCTTTATAAATGACGGAGATACTGTTAAGGCTGATGATATCATTTGCCAGTGGGATCCATATAACGGGGTGATCATTTCAGAATTTGCTGGTAAGATTAAATATGAAAATATTGATCAAGGGGTAACCTACCAAGTAGAGATTGATGAGCAAACCGGATTCCAAGAGAAAGTGATCTCAGAGTCTAAGAATAAGAAGTTGATACCAACGTTACTTATATTAGGTAAGAAGGATGAAGTAATTCGTTCTTATAACCTTCCAGTTGGTGCCCACTTAATGGTAGATAAAGACGAGAAAATTAAGGTTGGTAAGATCTTGGTAAAAATTCCTCGTAAATCTTCTAAAGCTGGTGATATTACTGGAGGTCTTCCTAGAGTAACCGAGTTATTCGAGGCTCGTAACCCTTCTAACCCTGCAGTAGTTAGTGCAATAGATGGTGTTATTTCCTTCGGTAAAATCAAAAGAGGTAACCGTGAGATCATAGTTGAATCTAAATTGGGAGAAGTTAAGAAGTATCTAGTGAAACTTTCTAACCAGATCTTAGTTCAGGAGAATGATTATGTTCGTGCAGGTATGCCACTTTCTGATGGTTCAATAACTCCGGAAGATATACTTTCTATTAAAGGACCTAATGCGGTACAACAGTACTTAGTAAATGAGGTTCAGGAAGTTTATAGATTACAAGGGGTGAAGATTAATGATAAGCACTTTGAGGTTGTAGTTCGCCAGATGATGCGTAAAGTGCGTATTGTAGATCCTGGAGATACTATATTCTTAGAAAATCAGTTAATTCATAAATCAGATTTTATCGAAGAAAACGATAATATCTTTGGAATGAAAGTAATTGAAAGTGCTGGAGATTCTACAAATCTTAAACCAGGACAGATTGTTACTATACGTGAGCTAAGAGATGAGAATTCATCTTTACGTAGAGAAGATAAAGAACTAGCTACGGCTAGAGAAGCGATCTCTGCTACGGCTACACCAGTACTTCAAGGTATTACAAGAGCATCTCTTCAAACAAAATCATTTATATCTGCGGCTTCCTTCCAGGAAACAACTAAAGTATTAAATGAAGCTGCGGTAAGCGGTAAGATTGATGCACTGGAAGGACTTAAAGAAAACGTAATTGTTGGACATAAGATACCTGCTGGTACAGGAATGCGTAAGTATGATAACATTATTGTTGGTTCTAAAGAAGAATTCGACGAGATGATGGAGAAGAAGCAAGAAGTTAATTATAACTAA
- a CDS encoding DUF3467 domain-containing protein, whose amino-acid sequence MSDQDNKPKQGQINIELDEKIAEGTYSNLAIINHSVSEFVVDFVSIMPGTPKSKVKSRIILTPQHAKRLLKVLGDNVQRFESAHGEIKDYEQPPIPLNFGPTGQA is encoded by the coding sequence ATGAGCGACCAAGATAATAAGCCAAAACAAGGACAGATCAATATAGAGTTGGATGAGAAAATTGCGGAAGGAACATATTCCAACTTAGCAATTATCAATCATTCTGTTTCAGAATTTGTAGTAGACTTTGTAAGCATTATGCCTGGAACTCCTAAGAGTAAAGTAAAATCTAGAATTATTCTTACCCCTCAACATGCTAAACGTTTGTTGAAAGTCTTAGGTGATAATGTTCAAAGATTTGAGAGTGCCCATGGTGAGATAAAGGATTACGAGCAGCCACCTATTCCTCTTAATTTTGGCCCAACAGGTCAGGCTTAA
- a CDS encoding peptide chain release factor 3, giving the protein MKFTDEIKRRRTFGIISHPDAGKTTLTEKLLLFGGAIQEAGAVKSNKIKKGATSDFMEIERQRGISVATSVLAFEYDGTKINILDTPGHKDFAEDTFRTLTAVDSVIVVVDVAKGVEEQTEKLVEVCRMRNIPMIVFINKLDREGKDAFELLDEIEQKLNLTVTPLSFPIGMGYDFKGIYNIWEQNVNIFTGDPKKDIEDTVEISDLSSKELDNLIGSNAANTLREELELAQGVYPEFNKEDYLAGKLQPVFFGSALNNFGVRELLDCFVSIAPTPRAKDSEERNVKPDEKQFSGFVFKIHANMDPKHRDRLAFVKIVSGIFERNKPYLHVRHGKNLKFSSPNAFFAEKKEIVDISYPGDIIGLHDTGNFKIGDTLTEGEVLNYRGIPSFSPEHFRYVNNADPMKSKQLEKGLDQLMDEGVAQLFTLELNGRKVIGTVGALQFEVIQYRLEHEYGAKCTYENLNVYKATWVETKDQKSEEFKDFKRVKSKFLAHDKRGQLVFLADSQFSLQMTQSKYPSIKFHLVSEF; this is encoded by the coding sequence ATGAAATTTACCGACGAAATTAAAAGAAGAAGAACATTTGGGATTATCTCTCACCCAGATGCCGGAAAGACAACCTTAACAGAGAAATTATTACTCTTTGGAGGGGCTATTCAGGAAGCTGGAGCGGTAAAATCAAATAAGATAAAAAAGGGAGCAACCAGTGATTTTATGGAAATTGAGCGCCAGAGAGGGATCTCTGTAGCTACTTCTGTATTAGCATTTGAGTATGACGGCACCAAGATCAATATTTTGGATACACCGGGTCATAAGGATTTTGCTGAAGATACATTTAGAACTTTAACTGCGGTAGACAGTGTAATCGTTGTAGTAGACGTTGCAAAAGGGGTTGAAGAGCAAACCGAAAAGCTTGTAGAAGTTTGTCGCATGCGAAATATTCCTATGATAGTTTTTATAAATAAACTAGACCGTGAGGGAAAAGATGCTTTTGAACTTCTAGATGAAATTGAACAAAAACTTAATCTAACTGTTACGCCTTTAAGTTTCCCAATTGGAATGGGATATGACTTTAAAGGAATTTATAATATTTGGGAACAAAACGTAAACATTTTTACAGGAGACCCTAAAAAAGATATTGAAGATACCGTAGAGATATCAGATCTTTCTTCTAAAGAATTAGATAATCTAATTGGTTCTAATGCAGCCAATACACTTAGAGAAGAATTAGAGTTGGCTCAGGGCGTATATCCAGAATTTAATAAGGAAGATTATTTAGCCGGAAAGCTGCAACCTGTATTCTTTGGTTCTGCATTAAATAACTTTGGAGTAAGAGAGCTCTTAGATTGCTTTGTGAGCATAGCTCCTACTCCACGCGCAAAAGATAGTGAGGAGCGCAATGTAAAACCAGATGAAAAACAATTTTCTGGCTTTGTATTTAAGATACATGCTAACATGGATCCTAAACATAGAGACCGTCTTGCATTTGTGAAGATCGTATCTGGGATATTCGAAAGAAATAAACCCTATCTTCATGTAAGACATGGTAAGAACTTAAAGTTTTCAAGCCCCAATGCTTTTTTTGCTGAAAAGAAAGAAATTGTAGATATATCGTATCCAGGAGATATTATTGGATTGCACGATACCGGAAATTTTAAAATTGGAGATACTTTAACCGAAGGAGAAGTATTGAATTATAGAGGTATCCCCAGTTTCTCTCCAGAACATTTTAGATATGTAAATAATGCAGATCCTATGAAGTCTAAACAACTGGAGAAAGGATTAGACCAATTGATGGATGAAGGGGTTGCACAATTATTTACCCTAGAATTAAACGGTCGTAAAGTTATTGGAACGGTAGGAGCACTACAATTTGAGGTTATACAGTACAGACTAGAACACGAATATGGTGCTAAGTGTACTTATGAAAATCTGAATGTTTACAAAGCAACCTGGGTAGAAACTAAAGATCAAAAAAGTGAGGAATTTAAAGATTTTAAAAGAGTAAAATCAAAATTCCTAGCACATGATAAAAGAGGACAGCTAGTATTTTTAGCAGATTCTCAATTTTCTTTACAAATGACCCAATCTAAATATCCAAGCATTAAATTTCATTTGGTATCAGAATTTTAG
- the idi gene encoding isopentenyl-diphosphate Delta-isomerase: MEEEKVILVDQNDEQIGLMPKMEAHEKGLLHRAFSVFVFNDKNELMLQQRAHSKYHSPGLWTNTCCSHQREGESNIAAGKRRLMEEMGFSTELNDTISFIYKAPFDNGLTEHEFDHILIGNFQQEPKLNLEEAAAWKWMALEDVKKDMTDNPSVYTEWFKIIFDKYYQTIQQ; encoded by the coding sequence ATGGAAGAAGAAAAAGTGATACTTGTTGACCAAAATGATGAACAAATAGGGTTGATGCCTAAAATGGAAGCGCATGAAAAAGGGCTGCTACATAGAGCATTCTCTGTATTTGTATTTAACGACAAAAACGAGTTGATGCTTCAGCAGCGTGCTCACTCTAAATATCACTCTCCTGGTTTATGGACCAATACCTGTTGCAGTCATCAGCGAGAAGGGGAAAGCAATATTGCTGCTGGTAAACGCAGACTGATGGAAGAAATGGGTTTTAGTACCGAATTAAATGATACTATTTCATTTATTTATAAGGCTCCTTTTGATAACGGTCTTACAGAACATGAATTTGACCATATTCTAATAGGTAATTTTCAGCAAGAACCTAAGTTGAACCTAGAAGAAGCTGCTGCATGGAAATGGATGGCTTTAGAAGATGTAAAAAAAGATATGACAGATAATCCTTCTGTGTATACAGAATGGTTTAAGATCATTTTTGATAAATATTACCAAACAATTCAGCAATGA
- a CDS encoding 6-pyruvoyl trahydropterin synthase family protein — protein sequence MRVTVNRKAHFNAAHRLFCRDWDDTKNKEIFGKCSNPNFHGHNYELIVGVTGEIDPQTGFVIDMKVLKDLIYSQVETEFDHKNLNVEVPEFKDLNPTAENIAVVIWNKLRIKLSKDLDLSVTLYETPRNFVTYTGK from the coding sequence ATGAGAGTAACTGTAAATCGGAAAGCACATTTTAATGCAGCTCATAGGCTCTTTTGTAGAGATTGGGATGATACTAAAAACAAAGAAATTTTCGGGAAATGTAGCAATCCAAACTTCCACGGTCATAACTACGAACTTATAGTAGGAGTAACGGGAGAAATAGATCCTCAAACTGGTTTTGTAATAGATATGAAGGTTTTAAAAGATCTTATTTATTCTCAAGTTGAAACTGAATTTGATCATAAAAACTTAAATGTAGAAGTTCCAGAGTTTAAAGATCTTAATCCAACAGCAGAGAACATAGCGGTTGTAATTTGGAATAAGTTACGCATAAAGCTATCCAAAGATTTAGATCTTTCAGTAACCTTATATGAAACTCCCAGAAACTTTGTAACATATACTGGTAAATAG